From Solanum lycopersicum chromosome 8, SLM_r2.1, the proteins below share one genomic window:
- the LOC138337996 gene encoding uncharacterized protein — MSFMLVPRSHNAFAKCNDPIVQGIVNAPGSSLFCTRDLVAIATRSLAENKEDPGAFTIPCTIVLLHFAKVLCDLGSSINLMPLSIYKKLGLGNTKPMTMRVLMADRTVKSPIGILHDVLMKVESFIFPTDFVIVDYEVDFEVPIILGRLFHAIGYALVYMEKGHIMFR, encoded by the coding sequence ATGAGCTTTATGCTTgtccccagatcacataatgctttcgcaaaatgtaatgacccgattgtacaaggaatagtgaacgcacctggatcttctctcttttgtacgagagatcttgtagctattgctacaaggtctcttgcGGAAAATAAGGAGGATCCGGGCGCTTTTACTATTCCATGTACCATCGTATTATTGCACTTTGCTAAAGTACTATGTGATCTAGGttcaagcataaatctcatgcctctctccatctacaagaagttgggtttgggtaacACAAAGCCCATGACAATGCGggtactgatggccgatcgaacggTGAAAAGTCCCattgggatactccatgatgtgctcatgaaggtggagtcatttatatttccGACCGATTTTGTGATTGTTGATTATGAGGTGGactttgaggtgcctattattcttgggaggctgTTCCATGCTATTGGTTATGCTTTGGTTTATATGGAGAAAGGGCACATAATGTTTAGGTAG